In a genomic window of Thermosynechococcus sp. CL-1:
- the menD gene encoding 2-succinyl-5-enolpyruvyl-6-hydroxy-3-cyclohexene-1-carboxylic-acid synthase, translating to MILTENLNVLWASVLFETLYRLGLRTVVLSPGSRSGPLAIAAAAHPHLEALPILDERSAAFFALGFVQQQGRPVALVCTSGTAAANFYPAIIEASLSHLPLIVLTADRPPELRFCQAGQAIDQVHLYGQAVRHYRELSLPELALLPYLRQTLCHSWQTALWPDPGPVHLNIPLRDPLDLRPEANFHGALPENFFDQVQPFVPPRVVTALPWQTWQQMQRGLIIAGPSHGVDSLAEAAAIDRLSRFLQWPVLADALSYARGLPHSITHYDLLLRNAHLRESLRPEAVIQLGPLPTSKTLREWLSACDPLIWCFDPTGDNNNPLHGRCQTLAIAPQAVDCPPDPLPPNPYLKDWQDQDQRMHEQLQRTFEAIDWFCEAKLIYHLPQWLPSQTAIFVASSMPVRDVESVWRASDRHHRFYFNRGANGIDGTLSSALGVAHRGQPTLLITGDLACLHDTNGWLITPQFQGCLTVLLINNNGGGIFEHLPIRQFDPPFEAFFATPQAVNFAHLAAAYGIPYHCLQDWADVQTQLSLAPWPKIRLLEFRSDRHQNAQWRQQVLAHLGI from the coding sequence CTCTCGCCGGGATCACGTTCTGGACCATTGGCGATCGCGGCTGCTGCCCATCCCCATCTTGAGGCCCTGCCGATTCTTGACGAACGCTCGGCAGCTTTTTTTGCCCTTGGCTTTGTCCAACAGCAGGGACGACCCGTTGCCCTTGTCTGCACTTCAGGAACCGCTGCGGCCAATTTCTATCCTGCGATTATCGAAGCGAGTTTAAGTCATTTACCGTTAATTGTGCTGACCGCCGATCGCCCCCCCGAATTGCGCTTTTGCCAAGCGGGGCAAGCCATTGATCAGGTGCATCTCTATGGTCAGGCGGTACGTCACTATCGCGAACTAAGTCTGCCGGAACTTGCTTTGCTGCCCTACCTGCGGCAAACCCTCTGCCATAGCTGGCAAACTGCCCTCTGGCCAGATCCGGGGCCAGTCCATTTGAATATTCCCCTGCGGGATCCCCTTGACCTGCGCCCTGAGGCCAATTTTCATGGGGCACTTCCTGAAAACTTCTTTGATCAGGTGCAGCCCTTTGTGCCGCCTCGGGTTGTCACCGCTCTCCCTTGGCAAACATGGCAGCAGATGCAGCGGGGGTTAATTATTGCGGGGCCTAGTCATGGGGTGGATTCTCTAGCGGAAGCTGCCGCGATTGATCGCCTGAGTCGGTTTCTGCAGTGGCCAGTGCTTGCCGATGCCCTCTCCTACGCACGGGGGCTGCCCCACAGTATTACCCATTACGATCTGCTACTGCGAAATGCCCACCTACGGGAATCCTTGCGTCCTGAAGCAGTGATTCAACTGGGACCGCTGCCCACCAGTAAGACCCTGCGGGAGTGGCTGAGTGCCTGCGATCCGCTGATCTGGTGCTTTGACCCCACGGGCGATAACAACAATCCTCTCCATGGTCGCTGTCAGACGCTGGCGATCGCCCCCCAAGCGGTGGACTGCCCCCCCGACCCCCTACCCCCCAACCCCTACCTCAAGGACTGGCAAGACCAAGACCAACGAATGCATGAGCAACTGCAGCGAACCTTTGAGGCCATTGATTGGTTCTGTGAGGCCAAGCTGATTTACCATCTGCCGCAGTGGTTGCCATCGCAAACGGCGATTTTTGTGGCCAGTAGTATGCCCGTGCGCGATGTTGAGAGTGTTTGGCGGGCGAGCGATCGCCACCATCGTTTTTACTTTAATCGAGGCGCCAACGGCATTGATGGCACATTATCTAGTGCCCTTGGGGTTGCCCATCGCGGTCAACCGACCCTCTTGATCACTGGGGATCTGGCCTGCTTGCACGATACCAATGGTTGGCTGATCACGCCACAGTTTCAGGGGTGTCTCACTGTACTGCTGATCAATAACAACGGCGGTGGTATTTTTGAGCATCTACCGATTCGGCAGTTTGATCCACCCTTTGAGGCCTTTTTTGCCACCCCCCAAGCGGTCAATTTTGCCCATCTTGCAGCGGCCTACGGTATTCCCTATCACTGCTTACAGGATTGGGCGGATGTGCAAACCCAACTTTCCCTTGCCCCTTGGCCAAAAATACGGCTTTTGGAATTTAGGAGCGATCGCCACCAGAACGCCCAATGGCGACAGCAGGTGCTGGCTCACCTTGGGATC